From a region of the Catalinimonas alkaloidigena genome:
- the mgtE gene encoding magnesium transporter: MSEQPTESYTGFELSREFLEEIQTSIKSEDRERLQERLEPLHPADISQVLEELDADEAKYVLAQLDHETGAEIISNLETETRRRFLRNFSSEELAAYMYHIDSDDAADILNEQPIQVREEIIAHIDDPKVASDVLELLRYEEDRAGGLMAKELVKANVNWSIRQCIEEIRRQAEEVERLYSVYVVDDRDKLLGRVSLKRIVLANDRARVADIYEPDVIAIESYRDAEEVAEIMRRYDLEAIPVINVQGKLLGRITIDDVVDVITEQAEKDQQIMSGLTETPEDDDSVWSLSRARLPWLLIGMMGGLLGARFIGVFEDDLTVIPAMAFFIPLITATGGNVGIQSSTVVVQSLANRSALGDSFWGRMLKVLLVALVNALVISMVVFGFVFISESIKMAFVVAIALFSVVMLASLMGTLTPLALDHFGINPAVASGPFITTANDLLGLAVYFSVAHLLYQL; encoded by the coding sequence ATGTCTGAACAACCAACAGAAAGCTACACAGGCTTTGAACTTTCGCGGGAGTTTCTGGAGGAGATTCAGACGTCGATTAAGAGCGAAGATCGGGAACGGCTGCAGGAACGCCTGGAGCCCCTCCATCCGGCCGACATCTCCCAGGTATTGGAAGAACTCGATGCCGATGAGGCCAAGTACGTACTGGCGCAGCTCGATCATGAAACCGGTGCGGAGATCATCTCGAACCTGGAAACCGAAACGCGTCGCCGGTTTCTCCGCAACTTTTCTTCGGAAGAACTGGCCGCCTACATGTACCACATCGATTCGGACGATGCGGCCGACATTCTGAACGAACAGCCCATTCAGGTCCGTGAAGAGATCATTGCCCACATCGACGACCCCAAAGTGGCTTCCGATGTGCTGGAACTGCTCCGCTACGAAGAAGACCGCGCCGGGGGGCTGATGGCGAAAGAGCTGGTGAAGGCCAACGTCAACTGGTCGATTCGGCAGTGCATCGAAGAGATTCGTCGGCAGGCCGAAGAAGTAGAGCGGCTGTATTCCGTCTATGTGGTCGACGACCGCGACAAGCTGCTGGGCCGCGTTTCCTTGAAGCGCATCGTGCTGGCCAACGACCGCGCCCGGGTCGCCGACATTTACGAGCCTGACGTGATCGCCATCGAATCGTACCGCGATGCCGAAGAGGTAGCCGAAATCATGCGCCGTTACGACCTGGAGGCCATTCCGGTCATCAACGTGCAAGGCAAGCTGCTGGGGCGCATCACCATCGACGACGTGGTCGACGTCATTACCGAGCAAGCGGAGAAAGATCAGCAGATCATGTCGGGTTTGACCGAAACGCCCGAAGACGACGACAGCGTCTGGTCTTTGTCGCGGGCTCGTCTGCCTTGGTTGCTCATCGGCATGATGGGGGGGCTGTTGGGCGCCCGGTTCATCGGTGTGTTTGAAGATGACCTGACGGTGATCCCGGCCATGGCCTTTTTCATTCCGCTGATCACCGCGACTGGCGGAAATGTCGGCATCCAGTCGTCGACGGTAGTGGTGCAAAGTCTGGCAAACCGTTCGGCCCTGGGCGACAGTTTCTGGGGGCGAATGCTCAAGGTGTTATTAGTAGCTTTGGTAAACGCCCTGGTCATTTCGATGGTGGTGTTCGGATTTGTGTTCATCAGCGAATCCATCAAAATGGCGTTTGTGGTGGCCATTGCTCTGTTCAGCGTGGTGATGCTGGCGTCGCTGATGGGCACGCTAACGCCCCTGGCGCTCGATCATTTCGGCATCAATCCGGCGGTGGCGTCCGGGCCGTTTAT
- the rsmA gene encoding 16S rRNA (adenine(1518)-N(6)/adenine(1519)-N(6))-dimethyltransferase RsmA: MPNVRPKKHLGQHFLKDRKIAQNIADQLTGHGGWTKVVEIGPGTGVLTDFLVQKDLPLWLVEIDDESVVYLKEAYPALTPQLLHTDFLTLDLPKQFGDEPLAVIGNFPYNISSQIFFHLLKYRHQVTEIVGMLQREVAQRLAEPPGSRTYGILSVLLQAFYDVEYCFTVSEHVFKPPPKVKSGVIRLRRNERTTLACDEALFFRVVKTAFNQRRKTLRNALKPMLTPESDLPPALLDKRAEQLGVDEFVRLTQGIKNA, from the coding sequence ATGCCGAACGTCCGTCCGAAAAAACACCTGGGTCAGCACTTTCTGAAAGATCGGAAGATTGCCCAAAACATTGCCGACCAGCTCACTGGACACGGGGGATGGACCAAAGTCGTCGAAATAGGGCCGGGCACAGGCGTATTGACCGACTTCCTGGTGCAAAAAGACTTGCCCCTTTGGCTGGTCGAAATCGACGACGAATCGGTGGTGTATCTAAAAGAAGCGTATCCCGCCCTGACGCCCCAATTGCTGCATACCGACTTTTTAACGTTGGACTTGCCGAAACAATTTGGCGACGAGCCGCTTGCCGTGATCGGTAATTTTCCTTATAACATTTCGTCCCAGATCTTTTTTCACCTGCTCAAGTACCGCCATCAGGTCACCGAAATCGTGGGCATGTTGCAGCGCGAAGTAGCGCAACGGCTGGCCGAACCGCCCGGCAGCCGGACCTACGGCATTCTGAGTGTGCTGCTGCAGGCGTTTTACGACGTGGAGTATTGTTTCACGGTGTCGGAACACGTCTTCAAACCACCGCCGAAAGTAAAGTCGGGCGTAATCCGCTTGCGGCGCAACGAACGCACCACCCTGGCGTGCGACGAAGCCTTGTTTTTTAGAGTGGTGAAGACGGCCTTCAACCAACGCCGGAAAACGCTTCGCAATGCGCTGAAGCCGATGCTGACCCCTGAATCCGACCTGCCACCGGCACTACTCGACAAGCGTGCCGAGCAACTGGGCGTCGACGAGTTTGTGCGCCTGACGCAGGGGATAAAGAATGCGTGA